accggcccaatacagggcacggatctcctcccacaatgagtagggtttaggctgtagtctacctcgctggccacgtgcggattgatggacttcacacgcctttgagaacattatggagaactctcagacctgcaggtttccccacgatgtttttccttcattgctgaagtaagtgatattttaattaattgcctAAACAATTAGCCATTACATATGCAAAGGCCTGCTTCTAGTcacttttacatttcaaaatcatataaatgacaatgtgagatggtgttaacaaaaaaacaaccggctaagttttttgtgggcttctgcttagaccagggcgcgtttggaaccctcgtagctttaatatTAAGTTGACTCACTCCTATGCCATATTTTACATGTGCCTAATGCACCAAAAGTGTCatgtatgtgcctatttgaataaagaaatattttactttgactttgatttaattaaattatgcaTACGTAGTCAGATAAagcataacttaaaaataattcaatgttCACGCGTGCTgacatattaaaaaatctttaatgttcCTTCCAGCAATTTCACGCATAATTTAACATCGTTTCATTACATACGACACAACTTCGAAAAACCAATCTCATTTCTCATTTAACTTCTAAAGGATAATGTATCATTAATTTTGGTGTATATCATTTGGAAAAATGACAGAAAGATCTCTCCAAGTTTTGATTTTCATAACcattttctatataaatactataaaaagtGACGACACCATTAATGctttgaaaaaaatacttaacgaATTAAATGCGCCGACTGCAGACAGACATTGGGGAAAATATCCAAAACAACTATATCATCCGCATAATTACAAACATGGCAAATCCAAACACATCAGTGACTCTCCAAATCTTATGAACATTCAAACgatgaatttgtttttaaaaccgAATAAAAGACAGCGGGAGGAATCTCAGGTAAATAGAATGCTACGGACGGATGCTGATACATGCGATGCCACAGGCAGATGTGGATGCACTGGACCCAGGTGTGGCAATAGCAGGGAAGATGACTTAGCTGATGAGGTGGACAGAGTTGTTAATGAAATAAGCAAGCAGTTAACTAGAGATGAAAACATCAAAGACAATACAGATGGCGAACAGCGTGAAAGGGATAGGGCAGAAGGAGATGGCAGAAATAGTGATAGGGATGAATACCATCAACAAAGAAATAAGGATGGTGCAGACATAGATTTAGTCAagcaaaaaaatagatataatgaTGGTGGTGAAGCTGGTTATTATGAGATAAATAACGACAGaaactatgatgatgatgatctagaAAAAGACTTGGGTGAAAAGAAAACTAGTTATTATAATGACGATTTGTTGAAAAACAAAAGGATCAAAGTCAACGATAACCTCGATGTTGTAATATTAGATAAATCGGATTTAGAAATACTGCTCCGAAATCAAGATTTCGTTGATCTCACTAGAAACGACCACAAAGATGATGAGGATAGAGTTCTTGCAGATTACAATAAATTCACCGGCTACGAAAGAAAATCTGTAGAGCCCCACAGGTCTACTGATGATATCAAACCGGAAGATTTTTTTGGCCTCTACGAACCTATTAAAAATCAAGTTATAAAAAAGGTTTCAAATTAcgtgaaaaataaaaaccctTCCACTtctttaaacataaaacatCTTACAccaaatcacaaaaaaaaattgcgaaatttgaaaatgaaatatAGACGTGGGGAAGTAAGTAAAGGTGCTCTAGACGatgaaattgtaaaaattatatttaatgaggAGAAAGTTGTTCCGCATGATAAGAAAAACCAGCATATTTTCGTGCCCAAGTGGATTTACAACAAGGCACTTTCGATGAGCTCCAAGGAAACATTAAACCAGAATCTAAGATCTCAAAAGCGTATTTTACCGTTAACCTTCCAACAAAAGGAGAGACTTTACAATAAAGAAAAGGGAAAACCTATTCAGAAATTGGTGTGGCGAAAAAACTCTGAGCATCGTGCTCAGAGATTCGGAATACCGTTTGATTTAGAAGTTCACGGCTTAGGTCAGCTAGCTCCATAGTCTAtacagaaattaataaaaaaattgacgcTTCTTATTTTACTATCCTATGATTTTAAAACTTCATTTTTAGAActcacaatttaattttatagattAGACTAGAGTTTAGAGTATCTCAGGTTTAGAGATTTGCATTCTAGAAAATATATCAGAGTTTGCATCATTGCCTGGTCCGAAAGTAGTGTTATCCTTTTACAATGTCTGCCGTGGAAATGATGTTTTTAAACATGTATTTGGTTTAATCAAGAGACACAGATCATATCAAAAACTCTAATGAAAGATTATCTATTTGACTGGCCAGTTAGATGTGTTTGCTCTGTGAACTTGGCGGACTTTTCTTTTGGCTAAAGCCTGTAACGTCCGTTCACAGttagttattttacctctgCAATTGGCCATCTTAACATTACGCCAACCTTAAAGCAACTTGAAATAACTGTGAACGGGCTCTACACCCTTGTACAGCCTgttcacagtttttttttttagattagatATTTTACCTTAAGCTCTACATTCCAATGCGACAGAGCGGGCTTCAAGCCCGGAACTGACAGCGCCGTGCTTTACGAGAAAAGTGATGCAAACTATAAAATACTCGTTCAAGATTTCTTAACTGCTAGATTACATCGCTCaaaatcttctttttcttcttttagcttttaggtgtgccaaatgaGCACGTtatatttcgccaatgtcacgtaattatttattgcaaaatttatcaattaaattttttttatataaaatcgatattattcTGTCTAATTTAATAATTCGTTTCGAGTGAACATCACTATATATTGTCATATGTCATTGACAAATGTCAAATGATTTCCGCAAGGTACCTACGCTGTTGCAGACTGCAGTGTTGatttgtcagttttttttttatttcttacaaataaaGCTTTGGGATTACCCAAAAATGGCAAATGACACCCCTGAAAGCGATTTCTCGATAGAATGCTTCCAGAACTACTCAGCTCCAGAGGTATTTGTTCAGGGCCTAGCTGGAATGGTGGACCAAACGGACGTTGAAGTGATCATACGAGCGCAGAAAACTATGTacgtttgttttaatttactgAACTTGGTAGGTGAGTGCAAATTAAGATCAGATAGGGTACCTATGTATCCTCACTatgtagttaaaataattttgtttctcaatttaacaatcattgcaatgcttatattcaaattaaaaaggaaacaaaacagaagttgaataaaaaagatGGCCTTATCGCTGACTATTAATGAAAGAAATgtactaacatttattttatttattcttatattcAAACTTGTTTTTcctatattaaaacatattgtaCGCCGTAATAgagtaatttattgttattactatTAGTCCCCTTATCCACACTTGACCAATgaagtggactacggccttaacctcttctcattgttcGAGAAGACCTGTGTCCTTTAGTGGCCCGATAATggattgacatgatgatgatgaaataaattgtgttattctcataaaattaaaaatcaaaatttcatagttcctaaatttaatttttaccagACAAAGGAAGGTTTAAGTTTTTGTATAGATGGCTCACTTTTTATACTGTCACATTGCAGGCTGCAAAGGTTCGAGAAGACTACGGAAATGTTAACAAACTGTAACCAGCTGTCAGCAAGCAGACTCCGAGCTGCATCGGTGGAGTTCAAGAAGCACACACAACTGCTGCTAGACATGAAGAAAGACCTGGACTTCATATTTAAGAAGATACGTGCTATTAAGACTAAATTGAGGTAGATGGAAATTTTAGAgtctctatttattttatagtcttTCCCACTAAATACTCAGGGTATTAAGGTAATACCTTAAAAGGAAACACATGATCCCAAAACAAACATAACATTTCAGCACTCAATAGCAGATTGTATCATAAACTATTCAGTCAACTTAACATGAGgatgttatattaatattatgaccTCCTTGGTGCTGTGTCTTGAACTGTTGTCTTGAAGTTCCCAGGTTCCATCTGTGAGCAATTTACCATTCAGCTAGAAAAGATTAGAAATAGAgatgtttaatattactgccatacccttGAAGGTTAGACTGCTAATATTTTAAGActacatcattacttaccaccaggtgaggatGCTCTCAAGatcttgcagtggaataaaaaaaataatttaaaaaatgataagATTATCATAGTTTTTTGTTGTAGCAATATTGAATACTGCCTGAATTTGATAATCCAGAAAAATCTGCTGTTCAGTTCTGCCCTTATACCACATTAAGTGGGGCTGGCACAACACATCTTCAATTGTGAAGACAAactaaaatttttagttttgcCATATTTTTTACAGCCAACCTGACATCAACCCTAGGAATGTTAATTTGGTGCAGTTCTTAATATAGAatgaccaaataaaaataacatggaAAATGTGctcttaataaagttttataaacacAACAGATTTTTTATCATTCCAGCACTCAATATCCAGAATCATATAAATTGGCTGTGGCTGATGCTGTGATCACTAGACAACCAATTGAAGAAGAGGAAGACTTTCCATCGGAAACCAAGATAGAATCAAAAATGGTTGCAACTGTCTCCACAGAAACATTAAAACCTACCACCAGTGATGAAAAGAAACCAAAAAGGAAAACAGAGAAAGTAGATTCAGAAATTAAATCTAAAGAGGAAACTTCTAGAAATGGAAGGAAAATTAAAAGTAGCAGTTCTTCCGAAACTGAAAGCGCTAGTTCCGGTGACGAAAGTAGTACAGACACTGGTTGAAACTGGTTAGAATTAATTTTAGTTGGGaatttaaattatcattttgGAAATTGTTAATAAGTAAAACGATTATGTTgtgtcaaattataaaaaaattgatctgaaaatgtaaaatataggCGTATCAAATTGTTGAGAATTTGGTAATCACTCATAACATGATttacaactgtttttttttaattattgtcttaATACAAGATACCTGACTTAGGGTTTGTGTTAGGTTTCTATCAATTAAAACCATCAAGAATTCATCTGTGCCTCAACGCACAACACCTATAATAGTCATCCTGagagaaataattatatttggttCTTGTCAACAATTATGTGGTAAAAATGACCTTGCtgacttttatgtataatatacaatcGCTCATGTTAAAATCAATGAAATACTAGATAATCAATCATAGTGAAATGAACGAAGTAAATATATTGTTACAagcaaaattgtttttttttttatcataatggCTTTAAATtcttgtaaaattgtaaaaaaaaaattatcattcaGTTCTAACAATATTGGTGgaaattataatacatttttagatATGTTTATATACTGTTGAAATTtgtgaaacttaaaaaaactttaatgtttataaataacaaaaaacaaacgttatttgttatttataatgttaaaaagaaaaaaaaataattagtttaaataacatttatttaggaAATATTATAAGAACAATTATATAGATATGATGCCAACTCTACTTTACATAAATctctaaaataacattttaaggtAAACATCCTTTTCAATGAAATTAAACTCTGGTTCATGGCTttgtcttatattttttttgttagcccttgactgcaatctcacctagtggtaagtgaagatgcagtctaagatggtagcgggctaacctgttagggagtatggtagccatacccttaatcggtttctacgcgacatcgcaccggaacactaaatcgcttagcggcatgtctttatcggtagtgtggtaactagccacggccaaagcctcccatcagaccagatcagtgaaaattcctaaattgccacagcgctcaccgttgcgtcgTCAAAAACGTATGCTTAGTATAAGTTTTGAACGCTTGCAGTTGTAAAGCCATAATCGAATATCGAAACATTGTAACTTCAAAGCAAAATGTACCAAACTGTATTTGTTTTTGAGTTGCAAATTCTGTAatcctgtttttttattttacaaggaGCACCATGTatttacaatactgggaaacagtaccGTCAACAGATGTACTGTGAACACGTAGCTTTCATATCAAATAAGTATGGATAGAAAATCAATCACT
This sequence is a window from Pararge aegeria chromosome 1, ilParAegt1.1, whole genome shotgun sequence. Protein-coding genes within it:
- the LOC120626729 gene encoding kxDL motif-containing protein CG10681, translating into MANDTPESDFSIECFQNYSAPEVFVQGLAGMVDQTDVEVIIRAQKTMLQRFEKTTEMLTNCNQLSASRLRAASVEFKKHTQLLLDMKKDLDFIFKKIRAIKTKLSTQYPESYKLAVADAVITRQPIEEEEDFPSETKIESKMVATVSTETLKPTTSDEKKPKRKTEKVDSEIKSKEETSRNGRKIKSSSSSETESASSGDESSTDTG
- the LOC120624780 gene encoding uncharacterized protein LOC120624780, with amino-acid sequence MTERSLQVLIFITIFYINTIKSDDTINALKKILNELNAPTADRHWGKYPKQLYHPHNYKHGKSKHISDSPNLMNIQTMNLFLKPNKRQREESQVNRMLRTDADTCDATGRCGCTGPRCGNSREDDLADEVDRVVNEISKQLTRDENIKDNTDGEQRERDRAEGDGRNSDRDEYHQQRNKDGADIDLVKQKNRYNDGGEAGYYEINNDRNYDDDDLEKDLGEKKTSYYNDDLLKNKRIKVNDNLDVVILDKSDLEILLRNQDFVDLTRNDHKDDEDRVLADYNKFTGYERKSVEPHRSTDDIKPEDFFGLYEPIKNQVIKKVSNYVKNKNPSTSLNIKHLTPNHKKKLRNLKMKYRRGEVSKGALDDEIVKIIFNEEKVVPHDKKNQHIFVPKWIYNKALSMSSKETLNQNLRSQKRILPLTFQQKERLYNKEKGKPIQKLVWRKNSEHRAQRFGIPFDLEVHGLGQLAP